From one Candidatus Neomarinimicrobiota bacterium genomic stretch:
- the typA gene encoding translational GTPase TypA — protein sequence MLDLDSIRNIAIIAHVDHGKTTLTDALMRQTNMSDENATMDTDVLELERGITIYSKNTSVYYKNTKINIVDTPGHADFGSEVERVLRSIDSVVLVVDAQEGPMPQTKFVLKKSLELGLKPIVVINKIDKPAARPDEVHELIFELFLDLGANDEQLDFATVYSNAREGTAKLKLDDEGTDLMPLLDTVLEKVQPASDEAAQNKPLLIQTFNLGYDNYLGRLAVGRIYEGRINRSDEVIIKSANGEFRTGLINKLFTFEGVNRKEVDSASAGDIVMIAGLADIYIGETICENETQEALPAIDIDEPTISLNFLVNNSPFAGRDGKYVTNRQLRERLEKELEINVGLKIDFSSTHHYRVLGRGDMHIAILLENLRREDFELQISQPHVIIKEENGEKLEPFEEVTVIVPEELTGVVIEKLSRRKGNLIEMKPEQEGVNLIFEIPSRGLLGYKNSFIVDTRGQGILYSRVIGFRSHVGEIKKRHVGSMISKSTGKALGFSLFNLQNRGALYIRANTDVYEGMIIGNTSKGDDLTVNPIKGKQLTNMRASGADEAIRLTTPIELTLENGMSIMSDDEYLEITPKSVRLRKQHLSENERVKAARRK from the coding sequence ATTTTGGATTTAGATAGCATACGGAACATAGCGATAATTGCGCATGTTGACCATGGCAAAACCACTCTGACCGACGCTCTTATGAGACAGACGAATATGTCCGACGAGAATGCGACGATGGACACTGATGTCCTTGAACTGGAGCGTGGCATCACAATTTATTCTAAGAATACTTCAGTTTATTATAAGAACACTAAAATTAATATTGTTGATACACCCGGTCACGCTGATTTCGGTTCGGAGGTGGAGCGGGTGCTGCGATCTATAGATTCCGTGGTTCTCGTAGTTGACGCTCAGGAAGGACCGATGCCCCAGACAAAGTTCGTGCTGAAGAAATCTCTCGAACTTGGACTCAAACCCATCGTCGTTATAAACAAAATTGACAAACCGGCGGCTCGCCCGGATGAAGTGCATGAACTGATTTTCGAACTGTTTTTAGACCTCGGAGCAAACGACGAGCAACTCGACTTTGCGACTGTCTATTCAAATGCAAGAGAAGGGACAGCAAAACTCAAATTAGACGATGAGGGAACAGACCTTATGCCTCTTTTGGACACTGTTTTAGAGAAGGTTCAGCCGGCGTCAGACGAAGCCGCACAAAACAAACCGCTGCTGATCCAGACTTTCAATCTTGGATACGATAATTACCTCGGGCGGTTGGCTGTCGGAAGAATATACGAAGGCAGAATTAACCGCTCGGATGAAGTGATAATCAAATCTGCGAACGGCGAGTTTAGAACCGGATTGATAAATAAGTTGTTCACTTTTGAAGGCGTCAACAGGAAAGAAGTAGACTCGGCGAGCGCGGGCGATATCGTCATGATAGCCGGACTTGCAGACATATATATCGGCGAAACTATATGCGAGAACGAAACACAGGAAGCCCTTCCCGCAATTGATATTGACGAGCCGACTATCTCACTGAATTTTTTGGTGAACAACTCACCCTTTGCGGGTCGCGATGGAAAGTACGTCACTAACAGGCAGCTGCGGGAACGGCTTGAAAAAGAGTTGGAGATAAACGTCGGATTAAAAATTGATTTTTCATCCACTCATCATTACCGGGTATTAGGACGCGGTGATATGCATATCGCTATCCTCTTGGAAAATTTACGAAGAGAGGATTTTGAACTTCAGATTTCCCAACCGCACGTTATCATCAAGGAAGAAAACGGTGAAAAGCTTGAACCGTTTGAAGAGGTAACTGTAATTGTGCCGGAGGAGCTCACCGGAGTCGTGATAGAAAAGCTCTCAAGACGTAAAGGAAACTTGATAGAGATGAAGCCGGAACAGGAAGGTGTTAATCTGATTTTTGAAATACCTTCCCGCGGTCTTCTCGGCTACAAGAACAGTTTCATTGTGGACACAAGGGGACAAGGAATTCTATACAGCAGGGTTATCGGGTTCCGTTCACACGTAGGTGAGATAAAGAAGCGGCACGTCGGCTCAATGATATCCAAGTCTACGGGGAAAGCTCTCGGGTTCTCGCTGTTTAATCTTCAAAACCGGGGCGCGCTCTATATAAGGGCAAACACAGATGTCTATGAAGGTATGATAATCGGTAACACATCAAAGGGAGACGACCTCACGGTGAATCCCATCAAAGGCAAGCAGCTGACCAATATGCGCGCATCAGGAGCCGACGAAGCGATCCGCCTTACGACGCCGATAGAGCTGACTCTCGAAAACGGGATGAGCATTATGAGCGATGACGAATATTTAGAAATTACTCCCAAATCCGTTCGGCTCCGGAAACAACACCTCTCCGAAAACGAGAGAGTCAAAGCCGCGAGAAGGAAGTAA